The following coding sequences are from one Sardina pilchardus chromosome 16, fSarPil1.1, whole genome shotgun sequence window:
- the plaa gene encoding phospholipase A-2-activating protein isoform X1, translated as MASSSTYRLSCSIPGHEMDVRGLATASFPDGAFVSVSRDRTARVWVPNSSPGGGFSEMHCMNGHTNFVSCVCIISPNETYPRGLIVTGGNDHNICVFSLDRPDPLYILKGHKNTVCSLSAGKFGTLLSGSWDTTAKVWLNDKCMMTLQGHTAAVWAVVILPEQGLMLTGSADKTIKLWKAGRCEKTYTGHEDCVRGLAVVSDVEFFSCSNDASVRRWMVTGECVQVYYSHTNYIYSLSVFPNGQDFISTGEDRTVRVWRQGECVQTIRLPAQSVWCCCLLANGDIAVGASDGLIRVFTESEERVASAQDLQAFEDELSKATIDPKTGDLGDIKMEELPGREHLDEPGNRDGQTRLIREDGHVEAYQWSVSEARWMKIGDVVGGSSQQRSERVMYEGKEYDFVFTIDVNEGGPSMKLPYNVADDPWLTAHNFLQKNDLSPMFLDQVANFIIENTKGHTLGPAPSNSDPFTGQGRYIPGASDDGLRGGAADPFTGAGRYIPGSGPAPPGSAGVADPFTGGSAYSSAGNRQSRSNIYFPKTDAVTFEQANATQILAKLKELNGGAPEEHRLCEEVLGDLEQLLLAVCDLKGSQQLQPPTDQQISLLIKTAHWPEDIVFPVLDILRLAVRHPEVNARMCGGSEGVSLCNHLLSLMGPRGRPANQMLALRTLCNCFSAACGRQLLLGQREAVLTAAADLRSVHNKNIHVALATLVLDYAGQLLGQPSELEAKAQCLSVASAALEVVTDREAVFRLLVALGTTVAGDATARDLARSLGVPAQINKYSGVAEPAKVGECCRLLLDELQ; from the exons ATGGCATCTTCTAGTACATATAGGCTAAGTTGCTCCATCCCAGGGCACGAGATGGATGTAAGGGGCCTTGCCACTGCATCTTTCCCTGATGGAGCGTTTGTGTCGGTCTCCCGGGACAGAACAGCAAGAGTATGGGTACCCAATTCAAG TCCTGGTGGAGGTTTCTCGGAAATGCATTGTATGAACGGCCACACGAACTTTGTCTCCTGCGTTTGTATCATATCCCCAAACGAAACATACCCCCGCGGGCTCATCGTGACCGGGGGCAACGATCACAACATCTGCGTGTTCTCCCTCGACAGACCGGACCCCTTGTACATCCTCAAGGGCCACAAGAATACAG TTTGCTCGCTGTCTGCTGGGAAGTTTGGGACGTTACTGAGTGGTTCCTGGGACACCACAGCCAAAGTGTGGCTCAACGACAAATGCATGATGACATTGCAG GGTCACACAGCTGCCGTTTGGGCCGTGGTCATCCTGCCGGAGCAGGGCCTGATGCTGACCGGGTCGGCCGACAAAACCATCAAGCTGTGGAAGGCTGGCCGCTGCGAGAAGACCTACACCG gtcatgAGGACTGTGTGCGTGGGCTGGCGGTGGTGAGTGATGTGGAGTTCTTCTCCTGCAGTAACGACGCCAGCGTGCGCCGCTGGATGGTGACGGGGGAGTGTGTGCAGGTCTACTACAGTCACACCAACTACATCTACAGCCTGTCTGTCTTCCCCAAcggacaag actTCATCAGTACCGGTGAGGACCGGACGGTGAGAGTATGGAGGCAGGGGGAGTGTGTTCAGACCATTCGGCTTCCTGCCCAGTCCGTGTGGTGCTGCTGCCTGCTGGCCAACGGGGACATTGCAGTGGGCGCCAG TGACGGGCTCATCCGGGTGTTCACGGAGTCGGAGGAGCGAGTGGCGAGCGCGCAGGACCTGCAGGCATTCGAGGACGAGCTCTCCAAAGCCACCATCGACCCCAAGACGGGAGACCTGGGGGACATCAAGATGGAGGAGCTCCCCGGGAGGGAACATCTGGACGAGCCAG gtaaccGTGACGGCCAGACGCGTTTGATCCGAGAGGACGGCCACGTGGAGGCGTATCAGTGGAGTGTGAGTGAGGCCCGCTGGATGAAGATCGGAGACGTGGTGGGGGGGTCCTCTCAGCAGCGCTCAGAGAGGGTCATGTACGAGGGCAAG GAGTACGACTTTGTCTTCACCATCGACGTGAACGAGGGCGGCCCGTCCATGAAGCTGCCCTACAACGTGGCGGACGACCCGTGGCTGACCGCCCACAACTTCCTGCAGAAGAACGACCTGAGCCCCATGTTCCTGGACCAGGTGGCCAACTTCATCATCGAGAACACCAAAGGCCACACTCTAGGCCCCGCCCCCTCCAACAGCGACCCCTTCACCG GTCAAGGGAGGTATATCCCCGGCGCCTCTGACGATGGTCTCAGAGGGGGAGCAGCGGATCCCTTCACAG GTGCTGGCAGGTATATACCCGGATCAGGACCTGCTCCCCCAGGATCTGCTGGAGTGGCAGACCCCTttacag GTGGGAGTGCCTACTCATCCGCTGGCAACAGGCAATCCAGGAGCAACATCTACTTTCCAAAGACAGACGCCGTCACCTTCGAACAGGCCAACGCCACACAGATACTGG ctaAGCTGAAGGAGCTGAATGGAGGAGCTCCTGAGGAGCACaggttgtgtgaggaggtgctgGGGGACCTGGAGCAGCTCCTGCTGGCCGTGTGTGACCTCAAGGGCTCCCAGCAGCTGCAGCCGCCCACAGACCAGCAGATCAGCCTGCTCATCAAGACCGCCCACTGGCCAgagg ACATCGTGTTCCCCGTGCTGGACATCCTGCGCCTGGCGGTGCGCCACCCGGAGGTGAACGCGCGCATGTGCGGCGGCAGCGAGGGCGTGAGCCTGTGCAACCACCTGCTGTCCCTCATGGGCCCGCGGGGCCGGCCGGCCAATCAGATGCTGGCGCTGCGCACGCTCTGCAACTGCTTCTCCGCGGCGTGCGGCCGCCAGCTGCTCCTGGGTCAGCGCGAGGCAGTTCTGACCGCCGCCGCCGACCTGCGCTCCGTCCACAACAAGAACATCCACGTGGCGCTGGCTACCCTCGTCCTCGACTACGCCGGGCAGCTGCTGGGGCAGCCGTCGGAGCTGGAGGCCAAGGCGCAGTGCCTGTCGGTGGCCAGCGCCGCCCTGGAGGTGGTGACGGACAGGGAGGCCGTGTTCCGGCTGCTGGTGGCGCTGGGCACCACCGTGGCGGGCGACGCCACCGCCAGGGACCTGGCGCGATCGCTCGGCGTGCCCGCGCAGATCAACAAGTACTCGGGCGTGGCGGAGCCGGCCAAGGTGGGCGAATGCTGCCGACTGCTACTGGATGAACTACAGTGA
- the plaa gene encoding phospholipase A-2-activating protein isoform X2, whose product MEELPGREHLDEPGNRDGQTRLIREDGHVEAYQWSVSEARWMKIGDVVGGSSQQRSERVMYEGKEYDFVFTIDVNEGGPSMKLPYNVADDPWLTAHNFLQKNDLSPMFLDQVANFIIENTKGHTLGPAPSNSDPFTGQGRYIPGASDDGLRGGAADPFTGAGRYIPGSGPAPPGSAGVADPFTGGSAYSSAGNRQSRSNIYFPKTDAVTFEQANATQILAKLKELNGGAPEEHRLCEEVLGDLEQLLLAVCDLKGSQQLQPPTDQQISLLIKTAHWPEDIVFPVLDILRLAVRHPEVNARMCGGSEGVSLCNHLLSLMGPRGRPANQMLALRTLCNCFSAACGRQLLLGQREAVLTAAADLRSVHNKNIHVALATLVLDYAGQLLGQPSELEAKAQCLSVASAALEVVTDREAVFRLLVALGTTVAGDATARDLARSLGVPAQINKYSGVAEPAKVGECCRLLLDELQ is encoded by the exons ATGGAGGAGCTCCCCGGGAGGGAACATCTGGACGAGCCAG gtaaccGTGACGGCCAGACGCGTTTGATCCGAGAGGACGGCCACGTGGAGGCGTATCAGTGGAGTGTGAGTGAGGCCCGCTGGATGAAGATCGGAGACGTGGTGGGGGGGTCCTCTCAGCAGCGCTCAGAGAGGGTCATGTACGAGGGCAAG GAGTACGACTTTGTCTTCACCATCGACGTGAACGAGGGCGGCCCGTCCATGAAGCTGCCCTACAACGTGGCGGACGACCCGTGGCTGACCGCCCACAACTTCCTGCAGAAGAACGACCTGAGCCCCATGTTCCTGGACCAGGTGGCCAACTTCATCATCGAGAACACCAAAGGCCACACTCTAGGCCCCGCCCCCTCCAACAGCGACCCCTTCACCG GTCAAGGGAGGTATATCCCCGGCGCCTCTGACGATGGTCTCAGAGGGGGAGCAGCGGATCCCTTCACAG GTGCTGGCAGGTATATACCCGGATCAGGACCTGCTCCCCCAGGATCTGCTGGAGTGGCAGACCCCTttacag GTGGGAGTGCCTACTCATCCGCTGGCAACAGGCAATCCAGGAGCAACATCTACTTTCCAAAGACAGACGCCGTCACCTTCGAACAGGCCAACGCCACACAGATACTGG ctaAGCTGAAGGAGCTGAATGGAGGAGCTCCTGAGGAGCACaggttgtgtgaggaggtgctgGGGGACCTGGAGCAGCTCCTGCTGGCCGTGTGTGACCTCAAGGGCTCCCAGCAGCTGCAGCCGCCCACAGACCAGCAGATCAGCCTGCTCATCAAGACCGCCCACTGGCCAgagg ACATCGTGTTCCCCGTGCTGGACATCCTGCGCCTGGCGGTGCGCCACCCGGAGGTGAACGCGCGCATGTGCGGCGGCAGCGAGGGCGTGAGCCTGTGCAACCACCTGCTGTCCCTCATGGGCCCGCGGGGCCGGCCGGCCAATCAGATGCTGGCGCTGCGCACGCTCTGCAACTGCTTCTCCGCGGCGTGCGGCCGCCAGCTGCTCCTGGGTCAGCGCGAGGCAGTTCTGACCGCCGCCGCCGACCTGCGCTCCGTCCACAACAAGAACATCCACGTGGCGCTGGCTACCCTCGTCCTCGACTACGCCGGGCAGCTGCTGGGGCAGCCGTCGGAGCTGGAGGCCAAGGCGCAGTGCCTGTCGGTGGCCAGCGCCGCCCTGGAGGTGGTGACGGACAGGGAGGCCGTGTTCCGGCTGCTGGTGGCGCTGGGCACCACCGTGGCGGGCGACGCCACCGCCAGGGACCTGGCGCGATCGCTCGGCGTGCCCGCGCAGATCAACAAGTACTCGGGCGTGGCGGAGCCGGCCAAGGTGGGCGAATGCTGCCGACTGCTACTGGATGAACTACAGTGA